A genomic stretch from Candidatus Nitrososphaera gargensis Ga9.2 includes:
- a CDS encoding MEDS domain-containing protein yields MSIGGNHDPQNSVKHILLLYEKPEFARMLQCRFLAKGLRENASCSCIAHDKSEADIIERELLDNGIDVFSYLNNNRLKIRYCQIIITIVACFNPSLYQRRTQKTKIIFIRSSYAPTICLSL; encoded by the coding sequence TTGTCGATTGGAGGAAATCATGACCCACAAAATTCTGTCAAGCATATTCTGTTGCTTTATGAGAAACCCGAGTTCGCCAGAATGCTGCAATGCAGGTTCCTTGCAAAAGGTCTAAGAGAAAACGCATCATGCTCCTGCATAGCCCACGACAAGTCCGAAGCAGACATTATAGAGCGTGAATTGTTAGATAATGGTATTGACGTATTTAGTTATTTGAATAATAATCGATTAAAGATAAGGTACTGTCAAATAATAATAACAATAGTAGCCTGTTTCAATCCTTCTTTGTATCAGAGGAGAACGCAAAAAACGAAAATAATTTTCATTAGATCTTCTTATGCACCGACTATCTGCTTATCTTTATGA
- a CDS encoding sulfotransferase family protein: protein MTTTSNHPQLGHSPVKPILIIGSPGSGTSLLYQILCLHRDAAYISHNMFRAGLRRTGRFLGDRRKALFMLQNLIHRDRDSNLPNEADAFWMMYFGYYNYMTEQDYSEEMATYFRKKVLQVQSLWGRPRFVNKNLQNSFRVRLLNAIFPDAKFVHIIRDGRAVAFSILNKKDGGATSPILLVGFKDILGEKYQSNRSELYNYGLAWAEYVRKAREASAFGRDRYYEVRYENLIAEPYNELKRILDFCELDWYSEFEDRMPPIKDMNKKWIQKATKDQLVEMDESTIDMRRNLGYDNTVSLV, encoded by the coding sequence ATGACGACAACATCCAACCATCCCCAGTTGGGTCATAGCCCTGTAAAACCCATCCTAATTATTGGGTCGCCCGGTTCTGGCACTAGCTTACTTTACCAAATCCTGTGTTTACACCGAGATGCTGCATACATCAGTCATAACATGTTCCGTGCAGGACTACGCAGGACTGGAAGATTCCTAGGCGACCGGAGAAAAGCGTTATTTATGTTACAAAATCTTATCCACCGTGACCGGGATTCTAATCTTCCAAACGAGGCAGATGCCTTCTGGATGATGTATTTTGGATATTATAACTACATGACAGAACAAGACTATTCCGAAGAAATGGCTACCTATTTTAGAAAAAAAGTGCTTCAGGTTCAGAGTCTTTGGGGCCGTCCACGATTTGTGAACAAGAATCTACAAAACAGTTTTCGAGTTAGACTACTCAATGCAATATTTCCAGATGCAAAGTTCGTGCATATAATACGAGATGGCAGAGCAGTAGCATTTTCAATATTAAACAAAAAAGATGGAGGCGCGACTAGTCCTATCCTGCTTGTTGGTTTTAAAGATATTTTAGGTGAAAAGTATCAGTCAAATCGTTCCGAGCTTTATAATTACGGCCTAGCTTGGGCAGAATATGTCAGAAAAGCGAGGGAAGCAAGCGCATTTGGACGAGACAGGTACTACGAAGTCCGTTATGAAAACCTTATCGCAGAACCATACAACGAGCTTAAAAGAATTCTAGATTTTTGCGAATTGGACTGGTATAGTGAATTTGAGGACAGGATGCCACCTATCAAAGATATGAACAAGAAATGGATACAGAAAGCGACCAAGGACCAACTTGTAGAGATGGACGAATCCACAATTGACATGAGAAGGAACCTTGGTTATGACAATACAGTATCCTTGGTCTAA
- a CDS encoding methionine-R-sulfoxide reductase: MSYHYNKLTPEEERVIVHKGTEPPFTGEYDNFYKEGTYVCRRCDQPLFSSKSKFDAGCGWPAFDDSFPGALKRLPDPDGIRTEIECAKCGAHLGHEFIGEQLTAKNTRECVNSLSIRFIPAEQKKSDTI; this comes from the coding sequence ATGAGTTACCACTACAACAAGTTGACTCCCGAGGAAGAAAGGGTCATAGTGCACAAGGGAACAGAGCCTCCTTTCACCGGAGAATACGACAATTTTTACAAAGAAGGCACGTATGTCTGCCGGCGCTGTGACCAGCCGCTTTTTTCATCCAAGAGCAAATTTGATGCTGGTTGCGGGTGGCCGGCCTTTGATGACAGCTTTCCGGGTGCGCTAAAACGCCTGCCGGATCCTGACGGCATAAGGACAGAAATAGAATGCGCAAAATGCGGTGCTCATCTCGGACATGAATTTATTGGAGAACAATTGACTGCCAAGAACACTAGAGAATGCGTCAATTCGCTGTCGATACGTTTTATTCCAGCAGAGCAAAAAAAGAGTGACACAATATGA
- a CDS encoding aldo/keto reductase — protein sequence MPKRKFGWTGVEVPVVGQGTWMIEGNTAPVASRRHAVEALRLGLDLGLTHIDTAEMYGNGRVEEIVAEAVAGRREQVFLVSKVLPSNASYEGTIAACRRSLKRLRTEWLDLYLLHWPSGYYPIKETMRAMEKLADDGLIRFIGVSNFDVAQLEEAQQALSKYRIACNQVPYNLSDRQVELDLLPYCADRHIAVVGYSPFGHGYYFPSPGSRQGQLLADIGRRHGRTPRQVVLNYLIRHPETFTIPKARRPEHVIENSRGAGWSLTEKDIAAIDRAFPL from the coding sequence GTGCCTAAACGAAAGTTTGGATGGACAGGTGTTGAAGTGCCAGTGGTAGGACAAGGAACATGGATGATCGAAGGAAATACTGCTCCGGTGGCCAGTAGGCGGCATGCAGTTGAGGCGCTGCGACTGGGACTTGATCTCGGGCTAACCCATATAGACACAGCCGAGATGTACGGCAACGGCCGGGTAGAAGAAATTGTGGCTGAAGCTGTCGCCGGCCGGCGAGAGCAGGTCTTTCTGGTGAGCAAGGTTCTGCCCTCAAATGCCTCCTATGAAGGCACCATAGCGGCATGCAGGCGAAGCTTGAAGCGGCTAAGGACAGAGTGGCTTGATCTTTATCTGTTGCACTGGCCAAGCGGCTACTACCCAATCAAGGAAACCATGCGCGCCATGGAAAAGCTAGCAGACGATGGATTGATTCGGTTCATTGGCGTTAGCAATTTCGATGTGGCGCAACTGGAAGAAGCTCAGCAAGCACTGTCAAAATACCGCATTGCATGCAACCAGGTTCCATACAACCTGAGCGACCGGCAAGTTGAGCTGGACCTGCTGCCTTACTGTGCTGACAGGCATATTGCCGTTGTAGGCTATTCGCCATTTGGTCATGGTTATTATTTCCCGTCTCCCGGGAGCCGGCAGGGGCAGCTGCTTGCAGACATTGGCAGGAGGCACGGCCGCACGCCTCGTCAAGTGGTGCTCAATTACCTTATTCGCCATCCAGAAACATTCACGATTCCAAAGGCCCGACGGCCAGAACATGTAATAGAGAATAGCAGGGGTGCCGGCTGGAGTCTAACTGAGAAGGATATTGCGGCCATTGACCGAGCCTTTCCGCTATAA
- a CDS encoding DUF2795 domain-containing protein, giving the protein MVSEQGGVSGERKEVDVKDYPKAAAIGQILKDLDFPADKKKKERTGRATPQSEEILPDLQRIEERQYGSVSDVTKATGLV; this is encoded by the coding sequence ATGGTAAGTGAACAAGGAGGAGTTTCAGGTGAAAGAAAGGAAGTGGACGTTAAAGACTATCCAAAGGCTGCCGCAATAGGGCAGATTTTAAAAGATCTTGATTTTCCTGCTGACAAAAAGAAAAAAGAGCGCACAGGGAGAGCAACTCCACAGAGCGAAGAGATACTGCCAGACTTGCAAAGAATTGAGGAAAGGCAATATGGGAGTGTTTCAGATGTCACAAAGGCAACAGGGCTTGTCTGA
- a CDS encoding metallophosphoesterase, which yields MKIGLISDTHDNIRNIEIATEIFAERKVDLIIHAGDITTPEAVEAFSDSIRVIGVLGNNDVDIKGLTNAFQKIKGELRGDFCEIEQDGLLIAVYHGTEFKRRESIIQSGKYDVVVYGHTHKTENNIVGNKTMVINPGTANGWFFGYRATAAILDTITKECEFVDL from the coding sequence ATGAAGATTGGATTAATTTCTGACACCCACGATAACATCAGAAACATAGAAATTGCGACAGAGATATTTGCTGAAAGAAAGGTCGACCTCATTATCCATGCAGGCGACATAACAACTCCTGAAGCTGTCGAAGCATTCTCTGACAGTATTAGAGTAATAGGAGTTTTGGGAAACAACGATGTTGATATAAAAGGTCTGACTAATGCTTTTCAAAAAATAAAAGGCGAACTAAGGGGCGATTTTTGTGAAATTGAACAAGACGGTTTACTCATTGCTGTCTATCATGGAACCGAGTTCAAAAGGCGAGAATCCATAATTCAATCAGGCAAATACGATGTTGTAGTTTATGGACATACGCACAAGACAGAGAATAATATAGTGGGTAACAAGACGATGGTTATCAATCCGGGAACTGCTAACGGCTGGTTTTTTGGTTACAGGGCAACCGCTGCGATACTGGATACAATAACCAAGGAGTGCGAGTTTGTAGATTTATAA
- the msrA gene encoding peptide-methionine (S)-S-oxide reductase MsrA, protein MKENNIEVATLANGCFWCSEAIFTRLKGVKSVVPGYSGGLIENPTYDEVCTGTTGHAEAAQIEFDPSIISFEKLLDVFWHTHDPTTLNRQGADVGTQYRSVIFYHNEKQREIAERSKMELEKSGIYKDPIVTEITPFKKFYLAEDYHKKYYESHKSAPYCRFVIEPKIHKLLNKYGKDIKSEYS, encoded by the coding sequence ATGAAGGAGAATAATATCGAAGTTGCTACACTTGCCAATGGCTGCTTCTGGTGTTCAGAGGCAATATTTACAAGGCTAAAGGGCGTCAAGTCAGTCGTACCCGGCTATTCAGGAGGATTGATAGAGAACCCTACTTACGACGAAGTATGCACAGGAACTACAGGTCACGCAGAAGCCGCCCAGATTGAATTTGACCCAAGCATCATATCATTTGAAAAGCTGCTAGATGTTTTCTGGCATACCCACGACCCCACCACTCTCAATAGACAGGGCGCCGATGTTGGCACGCAATACAGATCGGTAATATTTTACCACAATGAAAAGCAGAGAGAGATAGCAGAAAGATCAAAAATGGAGCTTGAAAAGAGCGGCATTTACAAAGACCCAATTGTGACAGAGATCACGCCTTTCAAAAAGTTCTATCTTGCAGAGGATTATCACAAGAAATACTATGAATCGCATAAGAGTGCTCCATATTGCAGGTTTGTCATTGAGCCGAAAATTCACAAATTGCTCAATAAATACGGAAAGGACATAAAAAGCGAGTATAGCTAG
- a CDS encoding isoaspartyl peptidase/L-asparaginase: MIHGGAGTGKIRKSSKHAQDISKALENSVSTGYDILEKSDGDAAAVNAVESAVASMEDSGLFNVGIDSCLILDKRIEMNASIMNGKDLAAGSVGMVQHMQNPVKLARQVMERTDHTMFVSDGPLELAKLFNITVAPVEPFLFIIDFHLLRE, translated from the coding sequence ATGATTCATGGCGGAGCGGGAACAGGTAAAATAAGAAAATCTTCAAAACATGCCCAAGATATCTCAAAAGCCCTCGAAAACTCCGTTAGCACAGGATATGATATTTTAGAGAAATCAGATGGTGATGCAGCAGCTGTTAACGCAGTTGAATCAGCTGTTGCAAGCATGGAGGATTCAGGTCTTTTCAACGTTGGCATTGACTCCTGCCTGATCTTGGACAAGAGAATTGAAATGAATGCATCAATAATGAACGGAAAGGACCTTGCAGCTGGGTCCGTCGGCATGGTGCAGCACATGCAGAATCCTGTGAAACTAGCGCGGCAGGTGATGGAAAGGACGGATCACACAATGTTCGTGTCTGATGGCCCTTTAGAACTTGCAAAGCTCTTCAATATCACAGTTGCACCTGTTGAACCCTTCCTCTTTATTATTGATTTTCATCTTTTGCGGGAATAA
- a CDS encoding MFS transporter, whose protein sequence is MSRLDVLIDDLAKRIDGLKGIPLASSAIFAISFSSFFAFYDITNYAYIAPVLKSTFSVGDNEIAVGASTTVIGYVIGAFVITVFADSNGRRPALIASTLILGIGSLLAAFSQDMVQMSIFRLLTGIGIGSEIAVASAYIGEMSPKSKRGKYTSIVIVLGWVGLASSGPISLMLIQQGNNVAGIDGWRAVLAIPSIAAFLSLLFRIRMPESPRWLLSKNRLGETNTVLASLNIRPLERKHDYAATTFAKNNHRRKNRWHHLLKNRTIATRIALLIAVWVCIFVPVYASLLLVVEYINQGYSLTDSISINIISGIGFVVGGILSIFISERLERKYQILIASIIMAIGFILRGILIHDYAGLVIAGFIAFGANAWLVSSLYAYTAEVFPTRIRTFGFGIIEGSSRAISSIGPFIFVLLSPFGFLNTMVAISLFCFGAATIILIGPHTRGRSLESLN, encoded by the coding sequence ATGAGCAGATTGGATGTACTAATCGATGACCTAGCTAAGAGGATTGATGGTCTAAAAGGTATACCCCTTGCATCGAGCGCCATCTTCGCAATAAGCTTCTCAAGTTTTTTCGCTTTTTATGATATTACAAATTATGCATATATTGCACCTGTTCTGAAATCAACTTTCTCAGTTGGCGATAACGAGATCGCAGTTGGCGCGTCAACAACAGTAATTGGATATGTAATAGGAGCTTTTGTTATTACTGTTTTTGCTGATTCTAATGGTAGAAGACCTGCACTTATTGCCTCCACCCTGATCCTTGGCATAGGATCACTTCTGGCAGCCTTTTCTCAAGATATGGTGCAAATGAGCATCTTTAGGCTTTTGACTGGAATTGGAATAGGTTCAGAAATTGCAGTTGCAAGCGCGTATATTGGCGAGATGTCTCCAAAATCAAAAAGAGGCAAGTACACTTCAATCGTAATTGTACTTGGATGGGTAGGTTTGGCCTCTTCTGGTCCCATTTCCTTGATGCTTATCCAACAGGGAAATAATGTGGCTGGAATTGATGGATGGAGAGCAGTGCTGGCCATTCCCAGTATTGCTGCCTTTTTGTCCTTATTATTTAGGATCCGCATGCCAGAATCTCCACGTTGGCTCCTTTCTAAGAATCGACTTGGGGAGACTAATACAGTTCTTGCCTCTCTCAATATCAGACCGCTTGAAAGGAAGCACGATTATGCTGCCACCACATTTGCCAAGAATAATCATCGACGTAAGAATAGGTGGCACCACCTTCTAAAGAATAGGACTATTGCAACGCGTATTGCATTATTGATAGCAGTCTGGGTTTGCATATTTGTTCCAGTATATGCATCACTGCTCCTTGTTGTAGAATATATAAACCAAGGATATTCTTTGACTGATTCAATTTCTATTAACATTATTAGCGGTATCGGCTTCGTTGTTGGAGGCATTCTTTCTATTTTTATTTCTGAGCGATTAGAAAGAAAATATCAGATTTTAATTGCCAGTATCATTATGGCAATAGGATTTATTCTCAGAGGAATATTGATCCATGACTATGCGGGCCTTGTTATTGCAGGCTTTATAGCCTTTGGAGCAAATGCATGGCTCGTTTCTAGCCTATATGCCTACACTGCAGAGGTCTTTCCTACAAGAATACGAACCTTTGGTTTCGGTATAATTGAGGGATCTAGTAGAGCAATTTCTTCAATAGGTCCATTCATTTTCGTTTTATTAAGTCCATTTGGATTCTTGAATACTATGGTAGCTATATCGTTATTCTGCTTTGGGGCTGCCACAATAATCTTGATAGGGCCACACACCCGCGGGCGGTCACTGGAAAGTCTGAATTGA
- a CDS encoding calcium-binding protein has product MPSTIAAVSAADLTGTNRSDMIYGTGEDDTIHGLGGRDIISAGAGNDKAYGGSGADKIYGYRGDDLLDGGEGNDYIQDSYGYNTVYGRGGADTINILFVEDTGDQFGSVGGTIHGGSGPDTISCEGYSCAIYGEGDNDKIYLQPHDVENVAYGGIDNDYIKGIGQAGALYGEDGDDTLVGGAEHHGGAGADRFVCDQYTEIFDYNPAEGDVIENESLCGGVTMSS; this is encoded by the coding sequence GGACCTGACCGGCACAAACAGAAGCGACATGATCTATGGGACAGGTGAGGATGATACCATCCATGGCTTAGGAGGCAGAGACATAATTTCAGCCGGTGCTGGCAACGACAAAGCATATGGCGGCTCTGGTGCCGACAAGATATACGGATACAGGGGCGACGACTTGCTTGACGGCGGAGAAGGGAATGACTACATCCAAGACTCTTATGGATACAACACCGTGTACGGGCGCGGCGGCGCAGACACAATAAACATACTATTTGTGGAGGACACTGGCGATCAGTTTGGCAGCGTTGGCGGCACCATCCATGGCGGCTCTGGGCCAGATACTATAAGCTGCGAAGGCTACTCGTGCGCCATATACGGCGAGGGCGACAACGACAAGATATACTTGCAGCCGCACGACGTAGAAAACGTTGCATATGGCGGCATTGACAATGACTATATCAAAGGCATAGGGCAGGCAGGAGCGCTGTACGGAGAGGATGGAGACGATACTCTTGTGGGCGGCGCAGAGCATCATGGCGGCGCAGGCGCTGACAGGTTTGTCTGCGATCAATACACCGAAATCTTTGACTACAATCCGGCAGAGGGCGACGTTATAGAAAACGAGTCGCTTTGTGGAGGTGTAACAATGTCCTCCTAG
- a CDS encoding VOC family protein has translation MSIYHISAVTLKVRDIKKSFNFYSKLPGFKLVYGGGAIDRFTTSEIGGSNMYLNLEL, from the coding sequence ATGAGCATATATCATATCTCTGCTGTTACTCTAAAAGTAAGAGACATAAAGAAATCATTCAACTTTTACTCAAAGTTGCCCGGCTTCAAGCTGGTATATGGCGGTGGGGCGATAGATCGATTTACCACATCTGAAATTGGAGGTAGCAACATGTACCTGAATTTAGAACTCTGA